The sequence CCTGGATGGAGTGGAAGATGTGCGATGCCGGTTTGTACCATTCAAAGAAGGTGAAACTATAATGAATGATTTTAAATGTTTGATAGGATCATTGAAACTATTCACAAAAGCTCCATATTCGAATACATAGGTTTTTTTAGGAGAACTGTATTTAAGATGCATCGGCAACATCAGTCGTCAACCAACAGTATGGTGGATATATGGAACAGCCAGAGTTTTCAACATATATGAACCGGTTCAACCAGCAACTTCAAAAATATTTTCCCAGAAGTCATGAATGGACGCCGGTTGATGATGCACTGTTCAAACCTCTTGATTTGTTCCGCATACCGATCAAAGAAGCACACGAACTCCAACTTGCTGCACTCAAATACACCTTCTACCATCACTATACGAATAATCCGATGTATCAAAAATTCTGCAAAGAACATACCATTGCACCATCTGATATTAAAACATCTGATGATTTGGTGAAAATCCCGCTGATCCCTGATAAATTCTTCAAAGATTACCCATCAGGTCGTGATTTTGCAACCTGGCTTGGAAACATCTACACCGGCGATCTACCGAAAATTCGAATCACCCAGCAAGAACCAACCTTTGACGAGGTGATTAATGCCTTCAATGCTGCAGGGATGGCTGTTGCGTACAGCAGCGGCACCAGCGGCAGGCACACCTTTATCCCTCGTGATCAACGTACCTTTAACCTTTCAGAGTATGCAATTGCAAAATCAATCATCACCATGGTATATCCACTCTGGGATCCATCCATGTCTGGGTATGTACTCATGCCAAATCCGCTGAAAACCAATGTGTATGCAGGTAAGGTTTGTTCTGTGTATTTTGATGCAATTAAAGAAGTTCGAGTTGCTATTGACCGTGAGATCACCACGGAACTTATTCAGATGACGATGACGGGTAAAAAAGGATTAAAAGCAGCAGTAGTTGCCCGGATGGTACGGCGAGCAACGAAAAAGATGATTGCTGAGATCATCGCATGGTTGGAACATCATGCACAAACTCGTGAAAAAATTGCGTTAGTTGGTGCACCGTTTATTCTGTCACAAGTGATGGAAAAACTTGAAACAGAAGGAAAACGTTTTGAGTTTGGCGAACGTGCAGGCGTTGGAACTGGTGGCGGGTGGAAGTTGTATGAGGATCGACGTATCCCTGTGGTCGAGTTCAGACAACAGGTTGAGAAGATTCTTGGAATCCCTGATCATCTCTGCCTTGATGTGTACGGCATGGTTGAGGGAAACGGCTGGATGGTTCACTGCCCTGAAGGACATTATCTTCATGCACCCTATTCATATTACAAACCAATGGTGGTTGATGAAGAAAATAAGCCAGTTGGGTTTGGTGAATGGGGACGTTTTGCATTCCTTGATGCTGCAGCACTCAGTTATCCAGGGTTCATAGTAACCGGCGATAAGGTTCGTCTTCTTGAACACTGTCCGGTTTGTGATCGACCTGGACCGGTGCTTGACCCTGAAATCAAACGAATACGCGGTGAAGAGATCCGCGGGTGCGCTGAAGAAGTTCGCCGTATGCTTGCTCCCGACTAACCAGGAGGGTACGAAACGTATGATGACGCCTTGGATGATGAAACAACGGGAATATATCCCACCGTTGATTATGGTACAGTTGAATTTGAAAGGACTGTTTTCACTTTCAAAAATATTACTGAAGAATATCAAACAGATTCAACAACTCCAACAACAGGCAAAGCATAACGTATACCATCGACCGAAACCGAACTACACAATTCCTTCATTTACCTCTGAAATGAAAATCATGAAAAAAACTGAAAAATATCTCCGTCCAACCTTGTTTTGTAATTGCGAAGCACCTGAGGTTGTTGCTCTTGCCTACCACCTTGGTGCCTATAAAAAATCTGACCGAGAATTTGCTACTGCTGCATTTGAGTTTGCAAAACGAGAAATCATTCTTGAGATTCATCCGCTTGACGATGTTGTGCAGGTGTTACAGCGAGGAACCGGGACCTGCATTCATAAAATCTCAGTCTTTATCGCTCTGTGTCGCGCTGCAGGCATCCCAGCTCGGTATAAGTTTTATGCGTTGACGATTCTTGACAACTGGCTAG is a genomic window of Candidatus Thermoplasmatota archaeon containing:
- a CDS encoding transglutaminase family protein, producing MMTPWMMKQREYIPPLIMVQLNLKGLFSLSKILLKNIKQIQQLQQQAKHNVYHRPKPNYTIPSFTSEMKIMKKTEKYLRPTLFCNCEAPEVVALAYHLGAYKKSDREFATAAFEFAKREIILEIHPLDDVVQVLQRGTGTCIHKISVFIALCRAAGIPARYKFYALTILDNWLGPSFERAPLMRQWYDAMGFFMMHGQGEVLIDGKWIPADVGAEPARQAAAGLPITKLGEESIGLWLFPLPGTIMSRESIPLGLGLASQVLMRRVVPNSVAGINIGILEQIEQGKKIIADAGGEQAYDEMARKKRRLRDPTVHLEKKNGILFGDE